In the genome of Siniperca chuatsi isolate FFG_IHB_CAS linkage group LG17, ASM2008510v1, whole genome shotgun sequence, one region contains:
- the dpm3 gene encoding dolichol-phosphate mannosyltransferase subunit 3 codes for MTKLLEWLLGVSVVGAVWALVTFDLLDLSLPQTYREVVWPMPLYLLISFGCYSLATVGYRVATFNDCDEAAKELQEQIKEAKEDLRKKGLKM; via the coding sequence ATGACAAAACTTCTGGAGTGGCTGCTTGGTGTGTCGGTGGTGGGCGCAGTCTGGGCTTTGGTCACTTTCGACCTGTTGGACCTGAGCCTGCCGCAGACTTACAGAGAGGTTGTCTGGCCGATGCCTCTGTATCTGCTAATTTCATTTGGCTGCTACTCCCTGGCCACGGTGGGATACAGGGTGGCCACCTTCAATGACTGTGATGAGGCAGCGAAAGAGCTGCAGGAGCAGATAAAAGAAGCCAAAGAGGACTTGAGGAAAAAGGGCTTAAAGATGTAG
- the efna1a gene encoding ephrin-A1a isoform X1, protein MDLVWIVGFVVSVCAWFASAERHSVYWNSTNPKFLWDDYAVEVKLNDYLDIVCPHYPQGEVPLLDAERYVLYMVEREDYESCKPQSYDQMRWECGHPFAPHAPEKFSEKFQRFTPFTLGKEFRQGESYYYISKPLHHHGQECLKLRVDVVAADGSQEARVAKGGTGGAAVGAGGGVHNPSSRPPAADDPGVLPDVQKSVKINSAVAATSLSILSLLVPFSLLLLLH, encoded by the exons atggattTGGTTTGGATTGTGGGCTTCGTTGTGAGCGTCTGCGCCTGGTTTGCTTCAGCGGAGCGGCACAGCGTCTACTGGAACAGCACGAACCCAAA GTTTCTATGGGACGACTATGCTGTGGAGGTGAAGCTCAATGACTACTTGGACATCGTCTGCCCCCATTACCCTCAGGGTGAGGTGCCGTTGCTGGATGCCGAGCGATACGTGCTGTACATGGTGGAGCGCGAGGACTACGAATCCTGCAAGCCCCAGTCGTATGACCAGATGCGCTGGGAGTGTGGCCATCCGTTTGCTCCCCACGCCCCTGAGAAGTTCTCTGAAAAGTTCCAGCGTTTTACGCCATTTACTCTTGGAAAGGAGTTCCGCCAAGGAGAAAGCTACTATTATATCT CCAAACCTTTGCACCACCATGGACAGGAGTGCCTCAAGCTCAGGGTGGACGTCGTAGCTGCTGATG gCTCTCAAGAGGCTAGAGTGGCTAAAGGAGGCACAGGTGGGGCTGCAGTTGGAGCTGGGGGTGGGGTTCACAACCCGTCCAGCAGACCGCCTGCAG CAGATGACCCAGGTGTACTGCCAGACGTCCAGAAGAGCGTAAAGATAAACTCTGCAGTGGCAGCTACTTCCCTCTCAATCCTCTCATTGCTAGTCCCATTTTCATTACTGCTATTGTTGCACTGA
- the efna1a gene encoding ephrin-A1a isoform X2: protein MDLVWIVGFVVSVCAWFASAERHSVYWNSTNPKFLWDDYAVEVKLNDYLDIVCPHYPQGEVPLLDAERYVLYMVEREDYESCKPQSYDQMRWECGHPFAPHAPEKFSEKFQRFTPFTLGKEFRQGESYYYISKPLHHHGQECLKLRVDVVAADGSQEARVAKGGTGGAAVGAGGGVHNPSSRPPADDPGVLPDVQKSVKINSAVAATSLSILSLLVPFSLLLLLH from the exons atggattTGGTTTGGATTGTGGGCTTCGTTGTGAGCGTCTGCGCCTGGTTTGCTTCAGCGGAGCGGCACAGCGTCTACTGGAACAGCACGAACCCAAA GTTTCTATGGGACGACTATGCTGTGGAGGTGAAGCTCAATGACTACTTGGACATCGTCTGCCCCCATTACCCTCAGGGTGAGGTGCCGTTGCTGGATGCCGAGCGATACGTGCTGTACATGGTGGAGCGCGAGGACTACGAATCCTGCAAGCCCCAGTCGTATGACCAGATGCGCTGGGAGTGTGGCCATCCGTTTGCTCCCCACGCCCCTGAGAAGTTCTCTGAAAAGTTCCAGCGTTTTACGCCATTTACTCTTGGAAAGGAGTTCCGCCAAGGAGAAAGCTACTATTATATCT CCAAACCTTTGCACCACCATGGACAGGAGTGCCTCAAGCTCAGGGTGGACGTCGTAGCTGCTGATG gCTCTCAAGAGGCTAGAGTGGCTAAAGGAGGCACAGGTGGGGCTGCAGTTGGAGCTGGGGGTGGGGTTCACAACCCGTCCAGCAGACCGCCTGCAG ATGACCCAGGTGTACTGCCAGACGTCCAGAAGAGCGTAAAGATAAACTCTGCAGTGGCAGCTACTTCCCTCTCAATCCTCTCATTGCTAGTCCCATTTTCATTACTGCTATTGTTGCACTGA